A single region of the Nicotiana sylvestris chromosome 6, ASM39365v2, whole genome shotgun sequence genome encodes:
- the LOC138871505 gene encoding uncharacterized protein, translating into MNGVMRFGKNGKLSPRFNGPIEVLRCVGEVAYKLALPPSLAGVHPVFQVSMLRRYHDDLSHVLDFSSVQLDKDLSYIEEPVEILDRQVRKLRSKNIASVKV; encoded by the coding sequence atgaatggtgttatgagatttgggaagaatggcaagttgagcccaaggtttaatGGTCCCATTGAGGTGTTGCGGTGTGTTGGAGAGGTTGCTTATAAGCtggccttacctcccagcttggcaggagttcatccggtatttcaagTTTCGATGCTCCGAAGATATCACGatgatctgtcgcacgtgttagatttcagttcagtccagttggacaaagatttatcttatattgaggagccagtggagatattggataggcaggttcgaaagctaaggtcaaagaacattgcatcagtgaaggtttag